A genomic segment from Antedon mediterranea chromosome 6, ecAntMedi1.1, whole genome shotgun sequence encodes:
- the LOC140052436 gene encoding uncharacterized protein, giving the protein MEIDRPIHTYCVTAVNFGDGPSATMAIKALQKTAELSAELFPEAAQTLQENVYMDDIADNLQTVEKAYERSEEINAILSKGSFNVKEWTISGVNMDTTTFLGLEWNPRDDKLKVPVPTCCEEVGSLTKRKCLGAANSIYDPLGLLSPVIVRAKILLRNLWGKKVDLGSRN; this is encoded by the coding sequence ATGGAGATAGATCGTCCAATTCACACTTATTGTGTCACAGCGGTGAATTTTGGAGATGGACCATCTGCTACTATGGCTATAAAAGCACTACAAAAGACAGCAGAGCTTTCGGCAGAACTGTTTCCGGAAGCAGCACAAACGCTACAGGAAAACGTGTATATGGACGATATAGCCGATAATCTACAGACCGTAGAAAAGGCCTACGAGAGATCCGAAGAGATCAACGCTATACTGAGCAAAGGAAGTTTCAATGTAAAAGAATGGACCATCTCAGGTGTAAACATGGACACTACCACATTTTTAGGGTTAGAATGGAACCCCCGAGACGATAAGCTAAAGGTACCAGTACCAACGTGCTGCGAAGAAGTAGGAAGCCTGACTAAGAGGAAATGCTTAGGTGCAGCCAATTCCATATATGATCCATTGGGGTTACTATCTCCGGTGATCGTAAGAGCAAAGATACTACTGAGAAATTTGTGGGGAAAGAAGGTGGATTTGGGATCAAGAAATTGA
- the LOC140052437 gene encoding uncharacterized protein produces MFSDASEEAMGTVAYIRYETNLGVFESRLMAAKSRVAPVRITSIVRLELSAAVMSVRLAKTIREESRIPFVRVLYLVDSEIVRSMIQKESYGFKTFAATRIGEIQQFSDSTDWFWVAGKDNIADIISRSITSKCLEKNKQ; encoded by the coding sequence ATGTTCTCAGATGCCTCAGAAGAAGCTATGGGGACAGTTGCCTACATCAGATATGAGACGAATCTTGGGGTCTTCGAATCTCGCTTGATGGCTGCTAAAAGTAGAGTTGCCCCCGTGAGAATAACAAGTATAGTCAGGTTGGAGTTGAGCGCGGCAGTAATGAGTGTGCGACTAGCAAAAACAATCAGAGAAGAGAGCAGAATCCCGTTTGTAAGGGTTTTATACCTAGTAGACAGCGAAATTGTCCGATCCATGATACAGAAAGAGAGCTATGGTTTTAAAACATTCGCTGCGACCAGGATAGGAGAAATTCAGCAGTTTAGTGACTCTACTGACTGGTTCTGGGTTGCCGGCAAAGATAACATTGCAGATATTATTTCTAGGAGTATTACGAGCAAATGTTTAGAAAAGAATAAACAGTGA
- the LOC140052438 gene encoding uncharacterized protein — protein MRNPLEQWPISQSCSVSDIPERVGVIMVADVEEVIESPINIKRFGSFDKLLKTTAMVKRIAKQKSFKSAGIDLNENDIYEAERYWIKTVQRPIRDLKIKTPVAFTNKYGSLGPMIDNDGIVVVGERIKNHVHFSYNNKLVPLLPTDHTFSKLYTEKVHKLSHSGVSATMAKVRAKYWIIRLRRIVSSVRNKCMGCRRLEGKVQEQIMGSLPIQKLKPSPPWTYVGCDLFGPFRVRGEVQKRTHGKAYGAILNCLVTRAVHLDLAVDYSEGAVQKVFRRFSAIRGYPSEVFTDCGSQLAAMHETLKKSSLEYNVKWT, from the coding sequence ATGAGAAATCCTTTAGAGCAATGGCCAATCTCTCAGAGTTGTAGCGTTTCGGACATACCAGAAAGAGTTGGAGTGATCATGGTGGCAGACGTAGAGGAAGTGATAGAAAGCCCTATTAACATTAAAAGATTTGGAAGCTTCGacaaattgttaaaaacaaCCGCCATGGTTAAGCGCATAGCAAAGCAAAAAAGCTTTAAGTCCGCTGGAATAGATCTGAACGAGAACGACATATATGAAGCCGAACGGTATTGGATCAAGACTGTACAACGTCCGATAAGAGACTTAAAGATTAAAACGCCAGTAGCATTTACGAACAAATATGGTAGCTTAGGACCGATGATAGACAACGATGGAATCGTGGTAGTGGGAGAGAGAATCAAGAACCATGTTCATTTCAGTTACAATAACAAACTAGTACCTCTACTTCCAACAGATCATACGTTTTCTAAGTTGTATACCGAGAAGGTACATAAATTATCTCACAGTGGAGTGAGCGCTACTATGGCAAAGGTTAGAGCAAAATATTGGATAATCCGATTAAGGCGCATAGTATCATCAGTAAGAAACAAGTGTATGGGCTGCAGACGCCTTGAAGGGAAAGTGCAGGAACAAATTATGGGATCACTACCTATCCAAAAACTAAAACCGTCACCCCCGTGGACTTATGTAGGGTGTGATCTGTTCGGCCCATTCAGAGTAAGAGGTGAAGTCCAGAAGAGGACTCACGGCAAGGCGTATGGAGCGATACTAAACTGTCTAGTGACTAGAGCTGTGCATCTCGATTTGGCGGTTGACTACAGTGAGGGTGCAGTGCAGAAAGTATTTAGGAGGTTTTCTGCGATAAGAGGATATCCATCAGAAGTATTTACGGACTGTGGGTCACAGTTGGCAGCGATGCATGAGACACTCAAGAAATCGTCGCTGGAGTATAATGTTAAGTGGACATAA